From the Polaribacter tangerinus genome, the window CAATTATTTTAAAGAAGCAAATTACGGATTCGTCTTTTTAGGACTGCTTTTTGGTATATTAAGTCATTTATCGAGAGCCTACAGATGGAAATTTATGCTTGCTCCGTTGGGGTATACTCCAAAATTTGGCAATAGCGTTTTAGCAGTTTTAGTAGGCTATTTAGTAAACCTAGCGATACCAAGAGCAGGAGAAATTTCTAGAGCAACAGTAATGACAAATTATGAGAAAATTCCTTTCGAAAAAGGATTCGGAACTATTGTTGCAGAACGAATTGCCGACCTTGTAATGATGCTCTTGATTTTGGCAATTACACTTTTTGTTCAGTTCGATTTTATATATAACCTTTTATCGAAAAACTTTAATCCAACAAAAATTGGTATTGGAATAGTTTTTTTAATAATTGGTTTTTTAATATTTACCAATTTTGTTAAAAAAGCAAACAGTGGATTTCTACTAAAAATTAAAACTTTTGTAATAGGATTAATAGAAGGTATTACAAGTATTTTTAGAATGGAAAATAAATGGCCTTTTATTTTTCATACCCTTTTTATTTGGTTAATGTATATTGCTATGTTTTGGGCAACAATACCAGCCATTAATAATTTAACAGTGCCTTTTGGTGGGGTTTTAATAGGTTTTATTGCGGGTGGGTTTGCAATTGCTGCTACTAATGGCGGCATTGGTTTGTATCCAATTGCTGTGGCAAGCGCCTTAGCATTATTCGATATTTCTGAAGAAATGGCCACCGCTTTTGGGTGGATTATGTGGACTGCGCAAACAGTAATGGTTATAGTATTTGGTGGCTTGGCCTTTTTAATACTCCCTATTTACAACAAGAAATAAATTGTTTTATCATTTAAAATGTATGCTATTAAGTACTATTTATAGTAGTCATTTTCTAACATTAAAACTTTGTAACTTTGCATTTATCAAATTAAAAACCACTAAAAATGGCTAAAACTAAAACGACTTTTTTCTGTCAGAACTGTGGTACTCAACATGCAAAATGGGTAGGACAATGTGGCGCTTGTAAAGAATGGAATACTATCGTTGAAGAAATTATTCAAAAAGAAGAAAAAAGAGTTTGGAAACAGTCTACCTCTGCAAAACAGCATATAAACAAACCTCTTAAAATTGCAGATATTGTTCTTAATCCAGAAGAGAGAATTATAACTAATAATAAAGAATTAGACACTGTTTTAGGTGGTGGCTTAGTAAAAGGTTCTGTTACCCTTTTGGGAGGTGAGCCAGGTATTGGAAAATCTACATTATTGCTTCAAGTAGCCCTAAATATTAGTCAGAAAGTTTTGTATGTTTCTGGAGAGGAAAGTCAGTCTCAAATAAAAATGAGAGCCGAAAGATTAGACGATAAAAACTCTAATTGTTTAATACTTACAGAAACAAATACACAGCAAATTTTTAAAAATATTGAAGAAACAGCTCCAGAAGTTTTAGTTATAGACTCTATACAAACACTCCATACAAATAACATCGAGGCTTCTCCTGGAAGCATTTCTCAAATTAGAGAAACAAGTGCAGAATTGATAAAATTTGCTAAAGAAACGGCAACTCCTGTTTTATTAATTGGTCATATTAATAAAGAAGGTAACATTGCTGGACCAAAAATTTTAGAACATATGGTAGATGTAGTTTTACAGTTTGAAGGAGATAGAAATCATACCTATAGAATTTTAAGAAGTCAGAAAAACCGATTCGGTTCAACATCTGAACTAGGTATTTACGAAATGTTATCTAACGGACTAAGAGAAATTTCTAATCCTTCTGAAATATTAATTTCTAAGAAGGATGCCGATTTAAGTGGAACGGCTATTGCCTCTACTTTAGAAGGGATAAGACCTCTAATGATAGAAATTCAATCTTTAGTTTCTACCGCAGTTTATGGGACTCCGCAACGCTCTACAACAGGTTATAATTTAAAACGGTTAAATATGATATTGGCAGTTTTAGAAAAAAGAGCAGGTTTTAAATTGGGTGCAAAAGATGTTTTTTTAAATATTACTGGTGGTATAAATGTAGATGATCCTGCGATAGATTTGGCTGTAGTTGCAGCTATTTTATCTTCAAACCAAGATATTGCCATTAATCCAAACGTATGCTTTGCTGCAGAAGTAGGTTTGGCAGGTGAAATAAGACCGGTTTCTAAAATTGACCAACGAATACTAGAGGCCGAAAAACTAGGTTATAAAACTTTTGTAGCCTCTAAATACAACAAAATAAGTGCTAAAAATTTAGCTATTAAATTAGTACTAGTAGGTAAAATTGAAGAGGCTTTTGCTACATTATTTGCTTAAAAAAAACTAGTTACATAACAATAAAACACATCTCCTTAAAACAATCGTTTTTTAAAAAACAAAAAAGCCAAACATTTGTAAATGCTTGGCTTTACTGTATATTTATTATTATTTTATTTTTTATTAACTGATTTGATATATTTTTCTAGAGCCATAGTCATAGAAGGAGTTTCTGGAGTAGGCGCCTCTATATCGCATCTTAAACCGGCATCAGTAACTGCTTTGACGGTAGAGTTTCCGAAGGCAGCAATTCTAGTATTATTTTGTTTAAAATCTGGAAAATTTTGAAGTAAAGATTCTATTCCCGACGGACTAAAGAAAACTAATATGTCATAAAACACATTTTCTAAATCAGACAAATCACTTACCACAGTTCTGTACAAGTCTAAACGCTGCCATTTAACACCTAACTTGTCCAATTCTTCTGGAATTAATGGTTTTAATTTATCTGAAGATGGAAGTAAAAAGTTTTCAGTTTTATGCTTTTTTATAAGCTTGGTAAGATCTGGAAAAGTTCTATTTCCTACATAAATTTTACGCTTTCTATACACCACATATTTTTGCAAATAATAGGCAACAGCTTCAGACTGACAAAAATATTTCATATCGTCTGGTACCTTAAAACGCATTTCTTCTGCAATTTTAAAGAAGAAGTCAACGGCATTTCTACTTGTTAAAATAATAGCAGAAAAATCTTTTAGATCAATTTTTTCTGCACGAACTTCCTTTACAGGAATTCCTTCTACATGTATAAAAGACCGAAAATCAATCTTTACTTTTTGTTTATCAGACAAATCAAAATAGGGGGAAGTTTCTGTCTTGGGTGCAGGTTGCGATACTAAAATCGTTTTCACTTTCATACGCTTTGGTTTTTAAAGTTAAAGCATCAATTTAAACAGTATTAATAGCGGTGCTATTTCAAGGGTGCAAATGTACAAAATAAAATAAAACAACTTACTAAAAATCAGCTTTTTGTTATGGAATACCTGTAAAATAAATCTTACAAAAAATAAAAACACGGTACAAAAGTATAGTACAAAAGGACTTAGTTTACTGAAAAAAGTAATTGTAAAGAGAATAAAAAGCCAAAAACATAGAGCATAAAAATAGGCTGCTTTAGAAACCAAGTAAAATTGGACGTCTTTCTGAATAAAAAAAAGCTTAGAAATGGCTAATTCTATCAAACTTTTAAACAAAAAGTATAAAAAAACAACCAATAGTATTTTAAAATAACAACCCTTATCAAAAGTAAAATTATAATTGGTATTGGCTAAAAACAACAACAGTACAAGTGATAATACACTTATAGAAAAAAGAAAAAGTAAAGCGTTAAAAAATCGAAAATAAGTTCGCTCTTCTTCGACTTCTTTTTCAATGAAGCTTTTTGTAAAAAAGGCGAAAAAAAATCCTTTTAACCTTTCGGCATCTGTAGATTTTAAAACAACAATAATACCAATTAGTACTACTATCAAAATAGTTGTCCAGTTTGTATTTATCATTGTTTTTTCGAGTGCCTGCACTTTGTTTGTTTGCTATATTTTTACAAAATTAGTAATTAAAAAATGTATATTTGTATTCTTACCTCATGAAATTCAATTTATGTCAGAAGCGTTAGTAATTATCCCCACATACAACGAAAAGGAAAATATTGCGGCTATTATAAAAGCTGTTTTTAATCAAGACAAAGCATTTGATATTTTAGTAGTTGATGACAATTCTCCTGATGGTACCGCTTTGATAGTTGAAAAACTAATGGTTACATTTCCTGAAAAATTATTTTTAGAAAAAAGGAAAGGTAAAAACGGATTAGGTACTGCGTATATTCATGGTTTTAAGTGGGCACTATCGAGAGAGTATGAATATATTATTGAAATGGATGCAGATTTTTCTCACAACCCAGCAGATTTAGTGCGCTTATACGATGCTTGTAGTACTGGAAATGGTGATGTTTCTGTGGGTTCTAGATACCTAAACAACAAAGTAAATGTTGTAAATTGGGATATTAAAAGACTTTTACTTTCTTACTTTGCCTCTAAATACGTTCGCTTTATTACAAGAATACCTCTGTATGACACCACCGCAGGATTTGTTTGCTGGAAACGTAAAGTTTTAGAAACCATAAATTTAGAACAAATTAAATTTGTAGGTTATGCTTTTCAAATAGAAATGAAATTTAAGGCATGGAAACATCAATTTAAAATAAAAGAAGTTTCTGTAGTTTTTACAGACCGAAACTTAGGGGTTTCTAAAATGAGTGGAAATATTATTTCTGAAGCCTTATTCGGAGTTATAAAAATGAAATTAAACGGATTACCAAAAAATAAATAATGAGTACTTTCTTAATAAAAAATGCTAAAATAGTTACCGAAAACAAGACTTTTAAAGGAGATGTTTTAATCGAAAATAATTTTATAAAGAAAGTTGCAACTGCCATTACTGCACCTGAAAACACTACTGTTATAAATGCCAATGGCAACTATCTAATACCCGGTTTTATAGATGATCAGGTACATTTTAGAGAACCCGGTCTTACACACAAAGCAACTATTGCCACAGAGAGTAAAGCGGCTGTTGCTGGAGGAATTACCACGTTTATAGAAATGCCAAACACTGTGCCACAAGCAACTACACAACAGTTGTTAGAAGAAAAATTTAAAATTGCAGCGAAAGATTCGTACGCAAATTACTCTTTTATGTTTGGTGGCACAAATGATAATTTAGAAGAATTGCTAAAGACCGATCCAAAGAAAGTAGCAGGAATTAAGCTTTTCTTGGGCTCATCTACCGGAAATATGTTGGTCGATAACCAAGAAGTTTTAGAAAAAATATTTTCATCTACAAAAATGATTATCTCTGTGCATTGTGAAGATGAAGCCACAATTCGAGAGAATACTGCGAAATTTAAAGAAAAGTACGGAGAAAATATTCCTATAAAATACCATCCTATTATTAGAAGTGAAGAGGCATGTTACATATCTTCCTCTAAAGCCATAGAACTGGCAAAAAAAACAGGGGCGAGATTGCATGTTTTTCATTTATCTACTGCCAAGGAAACTCAGTTGTTTAGAAATGATATTCCGTTAGAAGAAAAACAAATTACTGCAGAGGTTTGTATACATCACCTGTGGTTTAACGATCGAGATTATGATACAAAAGGAACGCATATTAAATGGAATCCAGCTGTAAAAACAGAACAAGATAGACTTGGTTTGTGGGAAGCTCTTTTAGATGACAGAATAGATGTTTTAGCTACCGATCATGCGCCTCATACGTTGGCTGAAAAAAATAACAATTACTTAAATGCTCCTAGTGGCGGACCTCTTGTACAACATGCCGTTATTGCCCTGTTGGAAAAAGTAAAAGAAGGTGTTATTTCTATTGAAAAATTAGTAGAAAAAATGAGCCATAATCCTGCAAAATTATTTCAAATTGAAAAAAGAGGCTTTATAAAAGAAGGTTTTTATGCCGATTTAGTTTTAATAGATACCAATAAGCCACAAACTGTTTCTAAAGAAAACTTACTATATAAATGTGGTTGGTCTCCATTTGAAGGTACCACATTTTCATCTACCATAACCCATACATTTGTAAACGGCCACCTAGTATATAATGACGGTACTTTTAATGAAACAGTAAAAGGAAAACGTATTACATTTAATAGATAATAATGAAAAAAGAGCTATTTTTTTTACTCACCTTTGTACTATTATATTCTTGTACGAGCAATACTATTTTCGAAAAACCAAAAGATTTAATACCTAAAGATACAATGCAAATGCTGTTACAAGAAATGGTAATAGCTTCTAGCGCAAAATATATTAAAACTAAAAATCAGCAAAAAAATATTAATTATATGCCTTTTGTTTATGAAAAGTATAAAATTGATAGTACGCGTTTTAACAGTAGTAACTTTTACTATATGTCTAAAATTGATTTGTATCAAGAAATTCTAGAAGCTAGTAAAAATAGCTTAGAAAAAAGAAATAAAGTTTTTAAAAGAGAAAAATTGGTGTTAGACTCAATTAGAAAAGACTCTGTAGATAAAGCTAGGGTCGAAATAAAAAGACTAGATAGTTTAAAAAGGATACAAATATTAGACAGTTTAAAAAGAATTAAAAAATAAACTGTTTACCATTTTCTACAAATTTCTTTTATTACATTGTCTATGCTTTCAAACTTAAAAGACAATTGCTCTTCTATTTTTTGAGATGAATATTTAGAAACTGAATGAGCACTTTGTGCAGAATATTTTGATAGTATAGGAGTTTTTTTTGTAAAAAAAGAAGTTACCATAGCAACCCTCCAAAGCAAAGAAGTAACCCAAGGTTTTATTTTTATAGAAGGTCTTTTTTTTCCCAAACCGTCTGCAATGGCAAAAAATATTTCTTTGTAAGATTTGTTCTCGGAAACTACAATAAATCGTTCATTTTCAATAGAAGAATTCATTAATAAATACATTGCTTTAACCACATCATTTACCCCTACAAAACCAGTAACGCCTTCAGTATAATATTTCAAGCCTTTATGTATTTGACTAAACAATTTACCAGAACCTGATTTAAAAAAGCCACTGCCTAAAATTACACCAGGATTTACTATGACTACAGCAACGTTTTCTTGACTGGCGCGCCACATTTCCATCTCTGCACCAAATTTAGTAATCGAATATCCACTATTATCTGCCTCTTTATTCCATTCATTTTCTTCGGTAATTAAATCCGTTTTTAACGCATCGCCAACAGCAGCAATAGAACTTACAAAACAAATTTTTTCTACTTTGGCATCTATTGCCAAGTTTGCAATAATAGCAGAACCATGAATATTTACTTTTCTCATTTCTTTGTAATCTTTCGGATCAAAAGAAATAAAAGCAGCACAATGGTACACTTTTGTAATACCAACAAAAGCAGGAATCATAGCAGGAACCTCTGTAATATCTGCTTTAAACCACTCTATTTTAGAGAATAATAATGAGGCATCTTTGTCTTGAGAAAAGATTTTTTTTACGGCAGTAATCTTTTCTTCAGTTCTATAAATAGCCCGAATATGTTCATTTTGCTTTGTTAAATAGTATAACAAATGAGCACCTACCAAACCTGTTCCTCCTGTAACTAAAATCATACTGCTAATTTATGGTTTTTTCGTTGATAAGTTTATCTTTGTTGCAATTATAAAGACCTTATAAATAAAAACCTTTTTTGGTTTAAAAGACCTATTTACAATGACAAATTTTGTTGAAGAATTACGCTGGCGAGGATTATTACATGATATTATGCCAGATACAGAATCTTATTTATTAGAAAATAAAACCGCAGGTTATATTGGTTTCGACCCAACTGCAGATTCTTTGCATATTGGTAGTTTAGTACAAATTTTTATACTTAAACATTTTCAAAATGCTGGCCACAGACCCATTGCTTTAATTGGTGGTGCTACAGGAATGGTGGGTGATCCTTCTGGAAAATCTGCAGAACGTAATTTATTAGATGAAGAAACATTAGCAAAAAATATTGCGGGTGTTCGAGAAAACTTAGAACGCTTTTTAGACTTTGATGCTACTGCAGATAATAAGGCAGAACTAGTAAATAATTACGATTGGATGAAAGATATTTCTCTAATAGATTTTGTTCGAGACACCGGAAAACATATTACCGTAAATTATATGATGGCAAAAGATTCTGTAAAAAAACGATTAAGTTCAGAATCTTCTGTAGGAATGAGTTTTACAGAATTTACCTATCAATTATTTCAGGGTTATGACTTTTACCACCTATACAAAGAAAAAAACTGTATGTTGCAAATGGGAGGTTCAGACCAATGGGGTAATATTACTACAGGTACAGAATTGATAAGAAGAAAAGCACAAGGAAAAGCATATGCCATTACTGTACCTCTGGTAACCAAAGCAGATGGCACGAAATTTGGTAAAACAGAAGGCGGTAATGTTTGGTTAAATGCTAACAGAACTTCTCCGTACAAGTTTTACCAATATTGGTTAAATTCTTCGGATGAAGATGCAGAAAATTTTATTAAAAAATTTACTTTTCTTGATAAAGAAACTATAGAAAATCTAATAATAGCCCATAAAGAGAGTCCACATTTACGATTATTACAAAAAAAATTGGGCGAAGAAGTTACCACTCTAACACATGGTAAAGATGCCTACGAAAATGCTTTAAAAGCATCTAATATTCTTTTTGGAAAATCTACAGCATCTGATTTAAAATCTATAGATGAACAAACTTTTTTAGATGTTTTTGACGGTGTGCCTCAGGCTAATGTTAGTATTACTGATGTAGAAAACGGCTTAGATATGATTGGTGCTTTAGCAGCAAAAACTAACTTTTTATCCTCTAATGGTGAAGCTAGAAGAGCACTAAAAGAAAATGCTATTTCTGTAAACAAAGAAAAAGTAAAAGAAAATTTTACCATTACTAAAACAGATTTAATTGCCAATAAATATGTATTGTTACAACGTGGTAAAAAAACATATTACTTGCTAGTAGTTCAGTAATTTTTTTTGAAATAATTAGAAAAGGGCTAAAGTTTGCTTTAGCCCTTTTTTGTTCTATTAATTTTCAACTATTTTTTGCCAGTTAATAACTGCTTGTTTTTGAAGTTGTTCAGGACCTTCTTTCTTCCATAATTTATAAGTATTTGTACCCCAAGAATTGTAAAACAAATACAATTTACCATTTCTAACTTCAAAAGTTTTGGGGTTAATACTAACCTTATCGCCATTTTTACCAATAGCATATGCACAATATCCACCAAACTGAGGGAAATATTTATTAGGGTTTTCTTTAAATAACTTTAAATTTTTTTCTGATGAAAACTTTAATTTTACACCATTATAATTGGTTGTAAATTTTTTATTTCCTTCTACTGCTTTATTCGAAAAATAGGCAACTAGATCGTAACCTTCTGCAATAAATCCTTTTTTTAAATTATAATTTTTTTGTGAAAAGACGCTGCTAGAAATTAGCAATAAT encodes:
- a CDS encoding DUF4271 domain-containing protein, with product MINTNWTTILIVVLIGIIVVLKSTDAERLKGFFFAFFTKSFIEKEVEEERTYFRFFNALLFLFSISVLSLVLLLFLANTNYNFTFDKGCYFKILLVVFLYFLFKSLIELAISKLFFIQKDVQFYLVSKAAYFYALCFWLFILFTITFFSKLSPFVLYFCTVFLFFVRFILQVFHNKKLIFSKLFYFILYICTLEIAPLLILFKLML
- a CDS encoding NAD-dependent epimerase/dehydratase family protein translates to MILVTGGTGLVGAHLLYYLTKQNEHIRAIYRTEEKITAVKKIFSQDKDASLLFSKIEWFKADITEVPAMIPAFVGITKVYHCAAFISFDPKDYKEMRKVNIHGSAIIANLAIDAKVEKICFVSSIAAVGDALKTDLITEENEWNKEADNSGYSITKFGAEMEMWRASQENVAVVIVNPGVILGSGFFKSGSGKLFSQIHKGLKYYTEGVTGFVGVNDVVKAMYLLMNSSIENERFIVVSENKSYKEIFFAIADGLGKKRPSIKIKPWVTSLLWRVAMVTSFFTKKTPILSKYSAQSAHSVSKYSSQKIEEQLSFKFESIDNVIKEICRKW
- a CDS encoding YHS domain-containing (seleno)protein → MKKLLVLLLISSSVFSQKNYNLKKGFIAEGYDLVAYFSNKAVEGNKKFTTNYNGVKLKFSSEKNLKLFKENPNKYFPQFGGYCAYAIGKNGDKVSINPKTFEVRNGKLYLFYNSWGTNTYKLWKKEGPEQLQKQAVINWQKIVEN
- the tyrS gene encoding tyrosine--tRNA ligase — translated: MTNFVEELRWRGLLHDIMPDTESYLLENKTAGYIGFDPTADSLHIGSLVQIFILKHFQNAGHRPIALIGGATGMVGDPSGKSAERNLLDEETLAKNIAGVRENLERFLDFDATADNKAELVNNYDWMKDISLIDFVRDTGKHITVNYMMAKDSVKKRLSSESSVGMSFTEFTYQLFQGYDFYHLYKEKNCMLQMGGSDQWGNITTGTELIRRKAQGKAYAITVPLVTKADGTKFGKTEGGNVWLNANRTSPYKFYQYWLNSSDEDAENFIKKFTFLDKETIENLIIAHKESPHLRLLQKKLGEEVTTLTHGKDAYENALKASNILFGKSTASDLKSIDEQTFLDVFDGVPQANVSITDVENGLDMIGALAAKTNFLSSNGEARRALKENAISVNKEKVKENFTITKTDLIANKYVLLQRGKKTYYLLVVQ
- a CDS encoding dihydroorotase, which codes for MSTFLIKNAKIVTENKTFKGDVLIENNFIKKVATAITAPENTTVINANGNYLIPGFIDDQVHFREPGLTHKATIATESKAAVAGGITTFIEMPNTVPQATTQQLLEEKFKIAAKDSYANYSFMFGGTNDNLEELLKTDPKKVAGIKLFLGSSTGNMLVDNQEVLEKIFSSTKMIISVHCEDEATIRENTAKFKEKYGENIPIKYHPIIRSEEACYISSSKAIELAKKTGARLHVFHLSTAKETQLFRNDIPLEEKQITAEVCIHHLWFNDRDYDTKGTHIKWNPAVKTEQDRLGLWEALLDDRIDVLATDHAPHTLAEKNNNYLNAPSGGPLVQHAVIALLEKVKEGVISIEKLVEKMSHNPAKLFQIEKRGFIKEGFYADLVLIDTNKPQTVSKENLLYKCGWSPFEGTTFSSTITHTFVNGHLVYNDGTFNETVKGKRITFNR
- the radA gene encoding DNA repair protein RadA, producing the protein MAKTKTTFFCQNCGTQHAKWVGQCGACKEWNTIVEEIIQKEEKRVWKQSTSAKQHINKPLKIADIVLNPEERIITNNKELDTVLGGGLVKGSVTLLGGEPGIGKSTLLLQVALNISQKVLYVSGEESQSQIKMRAERLDDKNSNCLILTETNTQQIFKNIEETAPEVLVIDSIQTLHTNNIEASPGSISQIRETSAELIKFAKETATPVLLIGHINKEGNIAGPKILEHMVDVVLQFEGDRNHTYRILRSQKNRFGSTSELGIYEMLSNGLREISNPSEILISKKDADLSGTAIASTLEGIRPLMIEIQSLVSTAVYGTPQRSTTGYNLKRLNMILAVLEKRAGFKLGAKDVFLNITGGINVDDPAIDLAVVAAILSSNQDIAINPNVCFAAEVGLAGEIRPVSKIDQRILEAEKLGYKTFVASKYNKISAKNLAIKLVLVGKIEEAFATLFA
- a CDS encoding uroporphyrinogen-III synthase → MKVKTILVSQPAPKTETSPYFDLSDKQKVKIDFRSFIHVEGIPVKEVRAEKIDLKDFSAIILTSRNAVDFFFKIAEEMRFKVPDDMKYFCQSEAVAYYLQKYVVYRKRKIYVGNRTFPDLTKLIKKHKTENFLLPSSDKLKPLIPEELDKLGVKWQRLDLYRTVVSDLSDLENVFYDILVFFSPSGIESLLQNFPDFKQNNTRIAAFGNSTVKAVTDAGLRCDIEAPTPETPSMTMALEKYIKSVNKK
- a CDS encoding polyprenol monophosphomannose synthase, giving the protein MSEALVIIPTYNEKENIAAIIKAVFNQDKAFDILVVDDNSPDGTALIVEKLMVTFPEKLFLEKRKGKNGLGTAYIHGFKWALSREYEYIIEMDADFSHNPADLVRLYDACSTGNGDVSVGSRYLNNKVNVVNWDIKRLLLSYFASKYVRFITRIPLYDTTAGFVCWKRKVLETINLEQIKFVGYAFQIEMKFKAWKHQFKIKEVSVVFTDRNLGVSKMSGNIISEALFGVIKMKLNGLPKNK
- a CDS encoding DUF4296 domain-containing protein yields the protein MKKELFFLLTFVLLYSCTSNTIFEKPKDLIPKDTMQMLLQEMVIASSAKYIKTKNQQKNINYMPFVYEKYKIDSTRFNSSNFYYMSKIDLYQEILEASKNSLEKRNKVFKREKLVLDSIRKDSVDKARVEIKRLDSLKRIQILDSLKRIKK
- a CDS encoding lysylphosphatidylglycerol synthase transmembrane domain-containing protein, with translation MPLLIGGFLVWYSIADISLEILANYFKEANYGFVFLGLLFGILSHLSRAYRWKFMLAPLGYTPKFGNSVLAVLVGYLVNLAIPRAGEISRATVMTNYEKIPFEKGFGTIVAERIADLVMMLLILAITLFVQFDFIYNLLSKNFNPTKIGIGIVFLIIGFLIFTNFVKKANSGFLLKIKTFVIGLIEGITSIFRMENKWPFIFHTLFIWLMYIAMFWATIPAINNLTVPFGGVLIGFIAGGFAIAATNGGIGLYPIAVASALALFDISEEMATAFGWIMWTAQTVMVIVFGGLAFLILPIYNKK